From the Leptospira congkakensis genome, the window AGAAATTAGATGTTCGGGCATCGCAGTATCTACTAAATCTGAAATACTAATATTTATCGAAACTCTCTTGTTATAACCCAAGCTGATTAATTTTCCGAAAAAAGAAAATGATTCATGAATAATATATTCAGTAAGTTCCGCAATCAAACCAAAAGATTCTATTAAATTCAAAAATTGATCGGGAAAAATCAATCCGTATTTAGGATGATTTAGTCTGACCAAAGCCTCAAAACCAATCACAGTTTTATTTTTAAGATCAACCTGAGGCTGATAAAATAATATAAAATATCGTTCACGAATTGATTCCAGGAAAAAATCTTTCGAATATTTAATTTCAACACTTGGATTCTTTACTTTTACTTTATATTTTTGATTATAATTAGTTATCAAATCTATAATACTGTTGATAGAAAAAGGTTTTCCTATACTTCCAATAATTTTTAATCCGTAAGCTTTGGCGACTCTCTCTGCACTTAACAAAACATTTGAACTATGGCCACTCATAAGAATAATATGTGCTTCTGACTTTAGTTCACCTAGATACCTTAAAATTTCTATTCCATCAGTATTTGGCATAAATAAATCTAAAATTAACAAATCAACACTTGAATCATAGGATTTGAATAACTCTTTAGAATCACATATTTTATGAATCATTTGAAAACCAACTTCCTCAAGAATTGGCTCAATGATTTCAACAATTTCGATTTCGTCGTCAACGATATAGGCTTTGTTATATTTAATCAAGCAAGAGCTCCTTGATCTTTTTTTTTAAAGAATCAAATTGAAAAGGCTTTTCAATAAATGAATATTGTTGTATTTCCAATACATCTCCTTCATGTAAATGCCCAGGAAATCCAGAAGAAAGAAGAATTTTGATTTCAGGATACCTTTCTCTAATTAATCGCGCAAGATCAATGCCATTTAATTTACCCGGCATCAGTATATCAGTGATCACTAAGTCCACCTTACTTCTTGATTCCAAAATTTGAATTGCTAAATCCACGTTTAATGCTGTCTTAATTTTGAAACCCAATTCAGAAATAAAGGTTGAACAGATTTGTAATATAGAAGGCTCATCATCAACAATTAGTATATTAAATTTAGATGCAACCTCTGGTAAAATTTCTACGTCTGTAATTTCATCTTTGTCAGAATATTTTTCTAATTTCTCTCTAAGTGGAAAATACAATTTAAAACAAGTTCCTTTTTCTGGCTCAGAATATAAATGTATAAATCCTCCCGATTGTTTAACAAATCCATAAGTTAACGATAAACCCAATCCAGTACCTTTATCCTTTTGTTTTGTAGTAAAAAAAGGCTCAAAAACTTTTTCTTGTAAATGAAAAGGAATGCCTTTGCCATTATCAATAATGGCCAATTCAGCAAACTCACTTCCTTCTGAAACATTCTTCTTTTCATCATTAAATAGATAAATATCTTTCGTAAACGAAGTCCTAATGGTCAAACTTCCAGAATTGCTCATCGCATCACGAGCATTAATTGCTAAATTTAAAATGACATTTTCTAGTTCAGATACATCTACATTGATATATAATGGTTGTTCGTGTAATTCAAGATTAAGTTCAATTTGTTTACCAATCACTTGATAAATTAGATCCTTCATATCTAGGACAGAAGCATTTAAATCAACCCTTTCGAGAGAAACAATTTGTTTTCTGGCAAAAGCTAATAATTTTTTGGTAATTGAGGTTCCACGACCAACAGCGCGCAGAGATGCATCAATTTTACTTTTTAAAGAATGATCTTTATCAGGTATTTTTCTAGAGATTAGCTCTAGGTTTCCAAGCAAGATGGCGAGTATATTATTAAAGTCATGTGCGATACCACCAGAAATCTGACCTAATGATTCTAATTTTTGAGACTGTCTAAGATGTGCTTCTATCGATTTTCGTGAAGTTAAATCTTTGATCACAGCTGTAAAATAAGGTTCATTTAAATATTTTGATCTGGTAATTGAAAGATCTACAGGGAATGTTTCTCCATTTTTATTGAATGCCTTTACTTCTCGGCTCAACCCAGTGAACTGAGAAATTTCTAATTTCAAATTTTCATACAAAAAAAATTCTTTTTCTTCATCTTCAACATCCCCTTTCAATAACAGTATATTATGATTCATCAATTCAAACTGTTCATATCCGAAAGTATTTTTAACAGATGAATTAACATATTTTATTAATCCAAATTTATCAAAACTTAAAATAGTATCCTCAATATTGTCCAAAATACTATTTAACTTTGATTCATTTTCGATTAAGGCGATTTGAATTATCTTTTTATCTGTTACGTCTCTCGAAAGCATTACGAATAATGGATGGTCTATTGCATTTCTCGATTTTTTTTTGGCTACAGAAAGCTCAAACCATTTAATTTCACCGTTAACAACTAACTCCATTTCTGCTCCAGTGGAAAAACCCTTTTCATTTGCCTCTTTAAGACAAGAAAGGACAATTTTTGCAGCAGGCAATGGTAAAACATCCGAAACAAGTTTGTCTAAAAACAGGTCAGGTGATAACGCTAATAAATTATCTTTACTTGTTCTAAAATTAATGTACCTACCTGTTAAATCAAACTCAAAGAGCAAATCTGGTAATGTATTTAGAATGCTTTCAAGTTCTTCATTAATAAATCTCAAAGCTTGTTCCGATTGTCGTTCTTTTGTAATATCCCGAGTAATCATTGCAAGACCTATTAGCTCATTTTCATTCGTATATACAGGGGTTAATATTACATTAGCATAAAATTCCAAGCCGTCAGCTCGCACTAAAGTTCCCTCGTTTTCAACACGTTCACCTTTACTTGCTTTCTCAATCAATTGAGTTGGCAATCCCAATGCAATGTCTTCCGGAGCGTAAAAAATTGACATTGATTTACCAATGACATCTTCTGCTTTGTATCCTTTTAAATTTTGAGCGCCATCATTCCATATTAATACTTTTCCTTCTATATCCAGCATTATAATTGCATAATCTCTCACATTTTGTGTTAGCAATCGAAATCTTTCTTCACTTTCTTGCAGGCGCGCATAACTTTCTTGTAGGTTATTTTGAAATTCTTTTCTTTTCGCAACTTCTTCTTGCAGCCGCAATGCTTGGGTGGATAATTCTAATTGGTATTTTTTTTGTTCTGTAATTTCTGTTCTGATCGAAATAAATTGCGAAACATTCCCTTCCAAATCTAGTATTGGAATAATAGTACTATTCACCCAATAAAAAGTACCATCCTTCGCTTTGTTTTGAATATCACCTCGCCATACTTTTTTATTTTTAATTGTAAACCATAGGTTCTGAAAAAAAGACTTATCATGATAACCGGAGTTAATGATTCTGTGATCATTTCCTATTAATTCTGAAGCAAGGTATTTCGAAACGTCACAAAATTTCTCATTAACATATGTTATGCTACCTTTTGGATCGGCAATAGATACGAGAGCATGTTCATCTAAAGCCACTTTAAAACTTCTCAGTAAGTGATTGGAAATTTCTGCTCTTTTCTTTGCTTCAATTAGTTTCTGATCGACTTCCATTCTAGAAGTAATATTCTGAGCAACAATTAAGATGGCATTTTTTCCTTCAAAATTTGTTTCACTTCTTAGTATCTCAACTTGTATATTTTGTCCATTTTGCTTTTTATGAGAAAAAATACCTATATTTGCCATTCCTTCATAATTTTGAATTAGTGATTCCTTCATTCGATTCAATTCTGTTATATCATCAGGAATAATATCTAAGATAGTCATCTTAGAAAAGTCGTTCTGTGTGAATCCGTATAGATCAGAAAACGCCTGGTTAACCGAAAGAAATTTTAAGGTATTCCGGTCAAAAATGGAAATAGGCATTAAGTTTGATTCATAAATATTTCTATATTTTTCTTCACTTTGTTTTATTTGTATCTGATTTTGCAGAAGCATTTCATTAGTTGCCTGCATTTTTTCATAAGATGAATCTAATTCATTACGTTGGTTTTTAATATTTTCCTTAGCATTAAAAAGTTTTAATGCCATTTTAATCGAGGCATCTAAAACTGTAAGACTTGAAGATTTAACAACATAACCATAATTTGTTATGTTTTCCGTTTTTTCGACGATTGCTCTTTCTGTATGGGAAGAAAAGAATAATAGGGGCAAATTGTATTGCTGTTGGATGAGTTCTGACAATTTAATGCCATCAATGCCAGTACCTAGATCAATATCCATTAAAACCAAATCGATAACTTCGTCTGATTTTAAAATTTCGAGAGCAGCTTCACCTGAATTTACGTATACAATCGCATAACCATATTCTTCCAATTGACGGGAAATCAATTTTGCCCAAAGTGGATCATCCTCAACATAAAGAATTTTCTTTGAAGGATTCAAAAAACTAGCTTCCGTAAACTTTTATTTTTAGAAAAATTAAAAATCTAGGCAACTAATTTCTTGATAAAAACTACTTTCACTCCACCAAATTCGTGTAAAATGTGAATCAGATAACATGGGTTTTAGTAAAGAACACTGTTTCTGATAAGACAACTGAAAATTTATTATGTCGCAAATCTAATTATTGTTCTACGCAAAGTAAATTATTTAAGGTCCCACCGCTTCCATAAGCGGATGTGATCGCAATCGAACGACTATCATTCCAACTGGTAACTCCATAGGTTCCGCAGTTTCCAGAAACACTATCCACCCAAGAAGAACAGGTATGTGTTATATCTGTCTGCCAATCCCAGTTTGGATTATTTTTAATACCTGTCCAGATTCCCGTTGGGGAAGAAATTAAACTCGTTAAGTTACTGGTCAATACACCATTTGTATCCGATATGAAGACAACAGTGCTTGTATTTAAAGCCTGCACATAGCTAGTATTTGGTGCCAATACCCAATCGATTTGTTCCGTAACTCCGCCAGATGTGCAGTTCACACTTGTACAAGCTCTTCGATTGATATCATCCACGATCAATGCTTTATATGTACCAGTAATCGGTTTGTTCGTATCAGAGGAACATTTGTTATCGGCACCTATGATACCTCCCAGATTGGCATCATAGCCCGTTGCTGTAACGTAGATTCGACAAGGCGAGCATGTTGGAATACGTGCCACACTCGAACCTGAAGAATTTGATTTTGGCATAACCAATTGTAAAATTCCGCACTTACTGGAGACGTCACCCGAATTGCAAAGCGCAGCGGGTTTACAATTAAGGAAACACAAAAGGCTAAGGCAAAAAAATGCTATTTTGATTCGCATAAGTTTAACTATCAAATTTCTATATTAGCATAGTTGTATTTTTTGTCCTCCTAGGACGGGAATCCGGAGTTCCAGAAATTTAGCATTTACTTAGGTTTTTGGTGCCGTCGCCACCAATATTTGCGGCAAAAAACCTCTATCCGATTCTCTTATCTAAGGAACTAGGATACAGTCAAAGGCATGGGGAAAAACAAGAAGTTTGGAAAAAATTATCTGATAAAAGTTAGTCGATATCTGACAAAATACTGTTATGCGATCTATCTGGAACCTAAAATCTAAATAAAAAACAATCTTTCCATTCAAAAACTGCCAAATTTACTTGAATTTTAAAATATAATGAGTCAATTATTGAGCAAAATTATGAAAAAAAATATCCTCATTGTTCTCTGTTTACTTGTTAGTTGCTCTACATTAGAAGAACGAGCAGCAAAAGCAAATATATCTGGCCAAAACGAATTTGTCACATTTAAAATATTAGGTATTGAGCGAACGGCTGGTTATCGTATTTTTAACAGAGGTTATTTTCCGAGAGATAATTCTATCGATGTTGTAAACGTCGAACTTGAAATCAAAAATACATCTTCTTCGCAATTAGAAGTATCATTACAACCAGTTATCCCGTTAAAAGGACAAGAAATGCATAGAATCATTCGTGTTAATTGGGGCGGGAATTTCTTTGAAAAATTAAAAACAAAAACAGATGTAAGGTACGAAACAGAAGCTGTAAATGTCATAAATGAAACTTTAGATCCCGGGTTTTCAATGTTTAGAGTTTTCGCATTCATTTATCCTAAAGACAAACTACCCAACCAACTGATTTTTCGAGTTAGAAAAAGTAGTGATGCAAACTTTGAAGAAATTCCCGTTACGATTGAAAAACCTAATTAATTTTTAAGTCGATTCCCTTAATGGCAGGACAGATTTGATTTCCCGTATTTTGTAGATTAGGTGCTGAGAACTTATGCAAATCTGGATTCGATTTTGATTGGTATAATTGAAAAACTGTTTTACCTTTGGTTTGGTCAAAATCTGTACAAAGAATTGTTAATGCATTTGGTAAAACTTCAAATTCAGTTGTTTCGTTGACTTTTCCTTCGTAGGTTCTTATATTACGACCCTCTGTTACACTATAACTAAAAAAGGCACTGATTCTGTATTTTCCCGGTGTTAAAAAACCAATTCGATTATCTAATCCATTATTTTTTTGATATTGAGAAACTGACAAAATTCCATTCGAGTTATCAATTGAAGAATCTTTTCGATTGGCTAATTCAATATATTCACCTTTTTCAAATCGAGCAATTGAGAAAATTTTCGTAGCTCGGTTTGTTGCAAAATATCCATTCGCAAATTTCAAATTTCCTCTCTTTTCTTCATAAGAAACATAGGACTTACTCATGTCATTTTCAGTAAAATTGGAATCTTTTTGCATTACGAAATAGTTTTTTTCTGCACTATAATGATAAAATGCATCGTTGTAGTAATCAACAAGAACTCCCACTGGATAGAATATCAAGAAGAGTCCGTTTAAATGCACAATGGGATTAAACTGATATCGTAACTCTACCTCTTCTGGTTTAAAGCCTGTTTTTACAGCACGAATTTTTATGGTTTTATCAGGAACTTTCGGAATTGGAATTTCTAAAATGGTCTCACTTACTTTTTCACCATCAACATAGAAACTTGTATCCACTTCATTGGTGGAAAAGCTATAATCCTTCGGCATATAATCCTTTGCCAATGTAGCACAATTTAGCACGAGAAAAACCAATAGGATATTTTTTTTCATAATTTGCTAAAAATAGAATCTAACAACGGAAAGGCAATAAAATAATAGATACTTTTTTGACAACTTACATAGGTTAAATCGAAAAATACAACTTGTACTACCTTATTTGGTCGAACCAAAAGTTGTCTCTGCCGCTTGGATCTTTCCGCAAAAAGATTATTTTTATTTGATTCGATCGGGAATTCCGTATCAAGATTTTGAATCCACATTAGAAGAAGTAAAATCAATCGTTAAAACTGTTAAAATTAATGGAAAATAAAATTCAAAAATGATTTTCTTTTCAGCATACCTCACTTGAATGATTCCCATGACATTAATTGCGATTGCCTCGACCAT encodes:
- a CDS encoding EAL domain-containing response regulator — protein: MIKYNKAYIVDDEIEIVEIIEPILEEVGFQMIHKICDSKELFKSYDSSVDLLILDLFMPNTDGIEILRYLGELKSEAHIILMSGHSSNVLLSAERVAKAYGLKIIGSIGKPFSINSIIDLITNYNQKYKVKVKNPSVEIKYSKDFFLESIRERYFILFYQPQVDLKNKTVIGFEALVRLNHPKYGLIFPDQFLNLIESFGLIAELTEYIIHESFSFFGKLISLGYNKRVSINISISDLVDTAMPEHLISLANKYKIDPSQVVIELIETGDIGNNPKSLEILTRLSMKGFRLSIDDFGTGYSSLEQLSKAPFNELKIDKSFVFDLLKDSKAKYIIESTVSLAHKLNIEVVAEGIENKEMRDVLLGIDVDIGQGYHFSIPMPENAIIDYLNSFSF
- a CDS encoding PAS domain S-box protein, translating into MNPSKKILYVEDDPLWAKLISRQLEEYGYAIVYVNSGEAALEILKSDEVIDLVLMDIDLGTGIDGIKLSELIQQQYNLPLLFFSSHTERAIVEKTENITNYGYVVKSSSLTVLDASIKMALKLFNAKENIKNQRNELDSSYEKMQATNEMLLQNQIQIKQSEEKYRNIYESNLMPISIFDRNTLKFLSVNQAFSDLYGFTQNDFSKMTILDIIPDDITELNRMKESLIQNYEGMANIGIFSHKKQNGQNIQVEILRSETNFEGKNAILIVAQNITSRMEVDQKLIEAKKRAEISNHLLRSFKVALDEHALVSIADPKGSITYVNEKFCDVSKYLASELIGNDHRIINSGYHDKSFFQNLWFTIKNKKVWRGDIQNKAKDGTFYWVNSTIIPILDLEGNVSQFISIRTEITEQKKYQLELSTQALRLQEEVAKRKEFQNNLQESYARLQESEERFRLLTQNVRDYAIIMLDIEGKVLIWNDGAQNLKGYKAEDVIGKSMSIFYAPEDIALGLPTQLIEKASKGERVENEGTLVRADGLEFYANVILTPVYTNENELIGLAMITRDITKERQSEQALRFINEELESILNTLPDLLFEFDLTGRYINFRTSKDNLLALSPDLFLDKLVSDVLPLPAAKIVLSCLKEANEKGFSTGAEMELVVNGEIKWFELSVAKKKSRNAIDHPLFVMLSRDVTDKKIIQIALIENESKLNSILDNIEDTILSFDKFGLIKYVNSSVKNTFGYEQFELMNHNILLLKGDVEDEEKEFFLYENLKLEISQFTGLSREVKAFNKNGETFPVDLSITRSKYLNEPYFTAVIKDLTSRKSIEAHLRQSQKLESLGQISGGIAHDFNNILAILLGNLELISRKIPDKDHSLKSKIDASLRAVGRGTSITKKLLAFARKQIVSLERVDLNASVLDMKDLIYQVIGKQIELNLELHEQPLYINVDVSELENVILNLAINARDAMSNSGSLTIRTSFTKDIYLFNDEKKNVSEGSEFAELAIIDNGKGIPFHLQEKVFEPFFTTKQKDKGTGLGLSLTYGFVKQSGGFIHLYSEPEKGTCFKLYFPLREKLEKYSDKDEITDVEILPEVASKFNILIVDDEPSILQICSTFISELGFKIKTALNVDLAIQILESRSKVDLVITDILMPGKLNGIDLARLIRERYPEIKILLSSGFPGHLHEGDVLEIQQYSFIEKPFQFDSLKKKIKELLLD
- a CDS encoding DUF1554 domain-containing protein, which encodes MRIKIAFFCLSLLCFLNCKPAALCNSGDVSSKCGILQLVMPKSNSSGSSVARIPTCSPCRIYVTATGYDANLGGIIGADNKCSSDTNKPITGTYKALIVDDINRRACTSVNCTSGGVTEQIDWVLAPNTSYVQALNTSTVVFISDTNGVLTSNLTSLISSPTGIWTGIKNNPNWDWQTDITHTCSSWVDSVSGNCGTYGVTSWNDSRSIAITSAYGSGGTLNNLLCVEQ
- a CDS encoding LEPBI_I2678 family protein, giving the protein MKKNILLVFLVLNCATLAKDYMPKDYSFSTNEVDTSFYVDGEKVSETILEIPIPKVPDKTIKIRAVKTGFKPEEVELRYQFNPIVHLNGLFLIFYPVGVLVDYYNDAFYHYSAEKNYFVMQKDSNFTENDMSKSYVSYEEKRGNLKFANGYFATNRATKIFSIARFEKGEYIELANRKDSSIDNSNGILSVSQYQKNNGLDNRIGFLTPGKYRISAFFSYSVTEGRNIRTYEGKVNETTEFEVLPNALTILCTDFDQTKGKTVFQLYQSKSNPDLHKFSAPNLQNTGNQICPAIKGIDLKIN